The following proteins are encoded in a genomic region of Trichocoleus sp. FACHB-46:
- a CDS encoding class I SAM-dependent methyltransferase translates to MSNKTLDLTNQLYDYLLSNSLREPELLAQLRQKTAEHPMAQMQIAPEQGQFMALLVQLMGAKKTLEVGVFTGYSSLAVALALPADGKIIACDVSEEYTAIARRYWQAAGVANKIELRIGPAVDTLDQLLAAGEAETFDFAFIDADKSNYWNYYERSLQLVRPGGLIAIDNVLWSGRVADPKVQDNRTESIRAFNAKLHQDQRITLSLVPIADGLTLALKQ, encoded by the coding sequence ATGTCTAATAAAACACTGGATTTGACGAATCAACTGTATGACTATCTGTTGTCCAACTCTTTGCGTGAACCGGAGCTTTTAGCGCAACTGCGACAAAAGACCGCTGAACATCCGATGGCTCAGATGCAGATTGCTCCAGAGCAAGGGCAGTTTATGGCGCTGTTGGTGCAGCTAATGGGGGCTAAGAAAACGCTGGAAGTGGGAGTATTTACAGGTTACAGTTCCTTAGCGGTGGCGCTGGCTTTACCCGCTGATGGCAAAATCATTGCTTGCGACGTGAGCGAAGAATATACCGCGATCGCCCGTCGTTATTGGCAAGCCGCAGGGGTGGCTAACAAAATTGAGCTGCGGATTGGCCCAGCCGTAGACACCCTAGACCAGCTTTTAGCCGCTGGTGAGGCCGAAACCTTTGATTTTGCTTTTATTGACGCTGACAAGAGCAATTACTGGAACTATTACGAGCGATCGCTGCAACTCGTGCGTCCGGGTGGGTTGATCGCGATCGATAATGTGCTTTGGTCTGGACGGGTGGCAGACCCGAAAGTGCAAGACAACCGCACCGAGTCGATCCGCGCCTTTAATGCCAAGCTACACCAAGACCAACGCATCACGCTCAGCCTGGTTCCGATCGCGGATGGCTTAACCTTGGCTCTAAAGCAGTAG
- a CDS encoding DMT family transporter, translating into MLIWLTQFKGELAALSAAFLWAIASVIYTRIGQRVPPLVLNSLKGVIAIAFLAITLWLQGSGLPDINGTALGLLILSGVVGIGFGDTYYFAALNLLGPRRTLLLEALAPPLSAFLALLFLQETLKLSNWLGIFLTIVGVTWVVSERSPTETANSATGKPTHPLLGVGYGLLAALGQAGGAVLSRAALTQSTISPLWSTLVRLATGVLVMLVWLLVRRQAGLVMQTLEFERDRRKGMSWLGAIAITSFFSTYLGIWLQQTSLKFTAVGVAQALSSTSPLFILPIAIAMGEVVSRQAILGVLVAWAGVWFLFS; encoded by the coding sequence ATGCTAATTTGGCTCACCCAATTTAAGGGCGAACTAGCCGCGCTGAGTGCGGCATTTTTGTGGGCGATCGCGTCTGTCATCTACACTCGCATTGGGCAGCGGGTGCCTCCCTTGGTTTTGAACTCTTTGAAAGGCGTGATTGCGATCGCCTTCCTCGCCATTACCCTCTGGCTTCAAGGCAGCGGCTTACCCGACATCAACGGCACAGCTTTGGGACTATTGATCCTGAGTGGAGTGGTAGGGATTGGCTTTGGCGACACTTATTACTTTGCCGCACTGAATTTACTGGGGCCAAGGCGAACTCTGCTACTGGAGGCTTTAGCACCCCCGCTCTCCGCTTTCCTCGCCTTACTGTTTTTGCAAGAAACCCTAAAACTGAGCAATTGGTTGGGGATTTTTCTTACCATTGTCGGTGTGACTTGGGTGGTGAGTGAGCGATCGCCTACCGAAACAGCCAATTCAGCGACAGGCAAACCAACGCATCCTCTACTAGGAGTTGGTTACGGTTTACTAGCAGCCTTGGGCCAAGCAGGAGGGGCGGTGCTATCTCGTGCTGCTTTAACTCAGAGCACTATCAGCCCCTTGTGGAGCACCCTAGTCCGTTTAGCCACCGGGGTGTTGGTGATGCTGGTGTGGCTACTAGTGCGACGGCAAGCAGGATTGGTGATGCAAACCCTAGAATTTGAGCGCGATCGCCGGAAGGGAATGTCTTGGCTAGGCGCGATCGCCATTACCTCTTTTTTCAGCACCTACTTGGGCATCTGGCTGCAACAAACTTCGCTCAAATTTACGGCAGTTGGGGTAGCCCAAGCCCTCAGTTCCACCAGTCCCCTGTTCATTTTGCCAATCGCGATCGCAATGGGTGAGGTGGTCAGCAGACAGGCCATTTTAGGCGTCTTGGTCGCTTGGGCAGGGGTTTGGTTCTTGTTTAGTTAA
- a CDS encoding FAD-dependent oxidoreductase — MSHSPLFDNLARAIRVALFCDRQQISTSQGLEWFAAIEEAADRQRLHRRELLALGGLGIAGAIVGHMGQVSAAPKPKSSATVGIVGAGFAGLTCAYELQRNGILATLHEASDRVGGRCYSLDNNFFPGQVAERGGEFIDNLHKTLIGYAREFGLTLEDVNKQPGEVFYYFNGQRYPESVVVDEFRALVSAMQADLRTLSGEPSADSHTEADVRLDRTSLQAYLDSRQAGNVVKAAIKAAYEAEYGLPIAQQSCLNFLLFIHADRRSKFTPFGVFSDERYHVVEGNDKITQGLRDRLQSPVKLGMKLLRVRKTGTNQIELTFQSGSRTTTATYNAVVLAIPFTTLRQVELDPSLGLPAWKVQAIQQLGYGNNAKMMLGFNGRPWLPSSNGSSYSDLPNHQSTWETNPVKATSTQAILTDYSSGDRALRLKVSNVQAEADRFLTDLNRVYPGSKAVATKINGQYRVHLEPWPSNPLTKGSYTCYTPGQFTSIAGNEGKPVGNLHFAGEHANSFYEWQGFMEGAALSGIQAANEILQDLKVGRL; from the coding sequence ATGAGTCACTCCCCTCTCTTCGACAATTTGGCGCGGGCTATCCGGGTTGCTTTATTTTGCGATCGGCAGCAGATTTCGACTAGCCAAGGTTTAGAGTGGTTCGCCGCGATTGAGGAAGCTGCCGATCGCCAACGGCTGCATCGCCGGGAGTTGTTAGCGTTAGGCGGTTTGGGAATTGCAGGCGCGATTGTGGGTCACATGGGTCAGGTCAGTGCCGCACCCAAACCAAAATCAAGTGCCACTGTAGGGATTGTCGGCGCAGGATTTGCGGGATTGACTTGTGCCTACGAACTCCAACGTAACGGCATTCTTGCCACCCTCCATGAAGCCAGCGATCGCGTCGGGGGCCGTTGCTATTCATTGGATAACAACTTCTTTCCTGGGCAGGTGGCAGAGCGGGGAGGTGAGTTTATTGATAACTTGCACAAAACCCTGATCGGCTATGCTCGCGAATTTGGTTTGACGCTGGAAGATGTCAACAAACAACCAGGAGAAGTTTTCTACTACTTCAACGGCCAGCGCTACCCAGAATCAGTCGTAGTGGATGAGTTTCGAGCTTTGGTGTCGGCTATGCAAGCAGACTTACGGACGCTCTCCGGTGAGCCTAGCGCTGATAGCCACACCGAGGCAGATGTGAGACTCGATCGCACCAGCTTACAAGCCTATCTGGACAGCCGCCAAGCGGGTAATGTGGTGAAGGCAGCGATCAAAGCCGCCTATGAAGCGGAATATGGCTTACCGATCGCTCAACAAAGCTGCTTAAACTTCCTCCTGTTTATCCATGCCGATCGCCGCTCTAAATTCACGCCTTTTGGTGTCTTTAGTGATGAACGCTATCACGTGGTGGAGGGCAACGACAAAATCACTCAAGGGTTGCGCGATCGCCTACAAAGTCCAGTCAAACTGGGTATGAAACTGCTGCGGGTGCGGAAAACGGGCACCAATCAGATTGAACTCACCTTCCAGAGTGGCTCCCGCACTACAACCGCTACTTATAATGCGGTCGTTTTGGCCATTCCCTTCACGACACTACGTCAAGTCGAGTTGGATCCAAGCCTGGGTCTGCCTGCCTGGAAGGTTCAAGCCATCCAACAGCTGGGTTATGGTAACAATGCCAAGATGATGCTCGGCTTCAACGGTCGGCCTTGGCTCCCTAGCAGCAACGGCAGCTCTTACTCCGACTTACCCAATCATCAATCCACCTGGGAAACCAACCCCGTTAAAGCCACCAGTACTCAGGCGATTCTCACCGACTACTCTAGTGGCGATCGCGCTCTGCGTCTCAAAGTCAGCAATGTGCAAGCCGAGGCCGATCGCTTCCTTACGGATCTCAATCGAGTGTATCCGGGGTCAAAAGCAGTCGCTACTAAAATCAATGGTCAATACCGCGTTCACCTAGAGCCTTGGCCCTCTAACCCATTGACCAAAGGCAGCTACACCTGCTACACGCCCGGACAATTTACCAGCATTGCGGGCAACGAAGGCAAACCCGTCGGTAATCTCCATTTCGCCGGAGAACATGCCAACTCTTTTTACGAATGGCAGGGCTTTATGGAAGGGGCAGCGCTATCTGGCATCCAAGCCGCTAACGAAATTCTCCAAGACCTCAAGGTTGGGAGATTATAG
- a CDS encoding ankyrin repeat domain-containing protein, with product MTDRIPRKKINRCLGKNGAAIALAILLTACGYRVSFTPPGQPKPISQLKLQPTLTPVEALEAAFFNKDFAQAKRLLKSVSAQDIERSELMLRAVQSNQPELIQLMLKRGADPNANDGVSPLRQAVRTGNDPLVRLLLKHSADPNQQDGNTDSILQEALFSNSYISFLDWTSHIDRFPQVSDQGIETIRLILQGGANPNDRDRSNGTTVLMVAAGHGNEKLVELLLQQGANAKAANAYGENALHYAAWRGNPAIVQRLLSEKVNVNPTHHLGRTPLMFAVRRGSLPIVKLLLAQGARVDAASRETFVEPHRLRYGYYSVLDHAIATNQPEIAALLKQKGAKPYEQK from the coding sequence ATGACAGATAGAATTCCCAGAAAAAAGATAAATCGATGTCTTGGCAAGAATGGTGCAGCGATCGCCCTAGCGATTCTACTCACGGCTTGTGGCTATCGAGTTTCCTTTACTCCACCCGGTCAACCAAAACCTATTTCACAATTGAAACTACAGCCTACTCTGACCCCAGTAGAAGCGTTAGAGGCCGCTTTCTTCAACAAAGATTTTGCCCAAGCCAAACGGTTATTAAAGTCTGTATCGGCTCAAGACATTGAGCGCTCTGAATTAATGCTGAGAGCTGTTCAGAGCAATCAGCCAGAGCTGATTCAACTCATGCTTAAGCGGGGCGCAGACCCTAATGCTAATGACGGTGTTTCACCCCTGCGACAAGCTGTACGTACAGGAAATGATCCGCTGGTTCGATTGTTGTTGAAGCACAGTGCAGACCCGAATCAGCAAGATGGGAATACAGATTCTATTTTGCAAGAAGCCTTATTCAGCAACTCATACATTAGCTTTCTAGATTGGACTAGCCACATAGATCGGTTTCCTCAAGTCAGCGATCAGGGTATAGAAACAATCCGCTTAATCCTTCAAGGAGGAGCCAATCCAAACGACCGCGATCGCAGCAATGGAACAACAGTGCTAATGGTCGCCGCAGGGCACGGCAATGAAAAACTGGTGGAACTGTTACTGCAACAAGGTGCGAATGCAAAAGCAGCTAATGCCTATGGAGAGAACGCATTACACTATGCCGCTTGGCGGGGTAATCCGGCGATCGTGCAACGACTGCTGTCTGAAAAAGTCAATGTCAATCCTACCCATCACTTAGGGCGGACTCCGTTGATGTTTGCAGTGCGGCGAGGCTCATTACCGATCGTGAAACTTCTACTAGCACAGGGGGCAAGAGTTGATGCAGCGAGTCGCGAAACTTTTGTGGAACCTCATCGGTTGAGATATGGCTATTACTCTGTTCTGGATCACGCGATCGCCACAAACCAGCCAGAGATTGCTGCTTTATTAAAGCAAAAAGGCGCTAAGCCATACGAGCAAAAATAA
- a CDS encoding DUF3426 domain-containing protein yields the protein MLIFLRLFLVLALLLVELGWFSQPAIAQEYEGCWMLNSAGAVIDLNGSVCPRSPVVSRLTPLMFSNLRVEPTGNGLVAVSGSVTNRNNQPIPLVLVEYKLVDQQSQEVLYKGILPLEIPGALQAGASVNFSRVLKANRLPQKPLNEITVQVARYL from the coding sequence ATGCTGATTTTTTTACGTTTGTTCCTTGTCTTAGCTTTACTGTTAGTGGAACTTGGCTGGTTTAGCCAACCAGCGATCGCTCAAGAGTATGAGGGCTGCTGGATGCTGAACTCCGCAGGAGCAGTGATTGACTTAAATGGCTCAGTTTGCCCGCGATCGCCTGTCGTATCTAGGCTGACACCACTGATGTTCTCCAATTTGCGGGTTGAGCCTACAGGCAATGGCTTGGTTGCCGTGTCAGGTAGCGTGACGAATCGCAATAATCAGCCTATCCCTCTGGTTTTAGTGGAATACAAACTGGTAGATCAGCAAAGCCAGGAGGTTCTCTACAAAGGAATTTTGCCGCTGGAAATTCCTGGGGCATTACAAGCTGGAGCATCAGTCAACTTCAGCCGTGTCTTGAAGGCGAATCGATTGCCCCAAAAGCCTCTAAATGAAATCACAGTTCAAGTTGCCCGTTATCTTTGA
- a CDS encoding NAD(P)/FAD-dependent oxidoreductase: MQGSEAQDFDVIVIGSGIGGLTAAALLARYGKRVLVCESHNLPGGAAQSFTYQSFHFDAGPSFYAGLSDPNSLNPLRQVLDVLEESIEAIAYDPLGHYHFPEGTFPAYCNPERYRAAVAHITPQGAQELAQFERRLLALYEALRGIPAIALRADWQIGPILATRYLPALIKLLPQLGMIQSSVGKIMDQTVRDPWVRRSIDLECFLLSGLKAAGTIAPEVAFMLGERSRSVIDYPVGGSGAIVQALIRGLERWGGKLRLKTHVEQILVENGKAVGVQLRNGESLKAPVVISNATLWDTYTKLLKLEDLPTAYREEAIATPTVESFMHLHLGIRADGLDALTGHHVVVHSSEQDITVPGNTCMISVPSVWDADLAPAGHHVVHAYTLEPFPGWQRDEDYEERKKEKAQTLFHALERVIPDLRDRIVVELIGTPLTHARYLRRYQGTYGPAIAAGQGMFPGPQTPIAGLYRVGDSTSPGIGVPAVAASGILCANTLVFPHQVKTLLDQLRL; the protein is encoded by the coding sequence ATGCAAGGTTCTGAAGCTCAAGATTTTGATGTAATTGTGATTGGCAGTGGGATTGGTGGCCTGACTGCTGCGGCTCTTTTGGCACGCTATGGCAAGCGAGTGCTGGTTTGCGAAAGCCATAACCTACCTGGAGGAGCGGCTCAGAGCTTTACCTACCAAAGCTTTCATTTTGATGCTGGTCCATCATTTTATGCAGGATTGAGCGACCCCAACAGTTTGAACCCATTACGCCAAGTTTTGGATGTTTTGGAAGAGAGTATAGAGGCGATCGCTTATGATCCGCTGGGTCACTACCACTTCCCTGAAGGCACATTTCCGGCGTATTGCAATCCTGAACGCTATCGAGCCGCTGTGGCCCACATTACTCCTCAAGGCGCTCAAGAACTTGCCCAATTTGAACGCAGATTGTTAGCTCTTTACGAAGCCTTGCGGGGCATTCCAGCGATCGCGCTGCGAGCTGATTGGCAAATTGGACCCATCCTAGCCACCCGTTACCTTCCCGCTTTGATCAAGCTATTGCCGCAGCTAGGCATGATTCAAAGTTCAGTCGGCAAAATTATGGATCAAACGGTGCGAGATCCTTGGGTGCGGCGGTCAATTGATTTGGAGTGTTTTTTGCTGTCAGGACTGAAAGCAGCAGGCACGATCGCCCCAGAAGTAGCCTTTATGTTGGGAGAGCGATCGCGATCGGTGATTGATTACCCAGTCGGTGGCAGTGGGGCGATCGTCCAAGCGCTGATTCGAGGCTTAGAGCGATGGGGCGGCAAACTGCGGCTCAAAACTCACGTGGAGCAAATTTTGGTTGAGAACGGCAAAGCCGTAGGAGTGCAACTGCGTAACGGTGAAAGCTTGAAAGCTCCGGTTGTGATTTCTAACGCCACGCTTTGGGATACCTACACCAAGCTACTCAAGCTGGAGGATTTGCCTACGGCCTATCGTGAGGAAGCGATCGCCACACCAACAGTAGAAAGCTTCATGCACTTACATCTCGGTATCCGAGCCGATGGTTTGGACGCTCTCACCGGACATCATGTGGTGGTGCATAGCTCTGAGCAAGATATCACCGTTCCGGGCAACACCTGCATGATTTCAGTTCCATCCGTGTGGGATGCTGATCTGGCTCCAGCAGGTCATCATGTGGTTCATGCCTACACATTAGAACCCTTTCCAGGCTGGCAGCGAGATGAAGACTACGAGGAGCGCAAAAAAGAGAAAGCTCAAACTCTCTTTCATGCCCTAGAACGGGTCATTCCAGATCTACGCGATCGCATTGTGGTTGAACTAATTGGTACTCCTCTCACCCATGCCCGTTACTTGCGCCGTTACCAAGGCACCTATGGCCCCGCGATCGCCGCTGGACAAGGCATGTTTCCTGGACCCCAAACTCCGATCGCAGGCTTGTATCGGGTAGGAGACAGCACGAGTCCAGGAATTGGTGTCCCCGCAGTTGCCGCTTCCGGGATTTTATGTGCCAATACTCTCGTCTTCCCCCACCAAGTCAAGACATTGCTGGATCAACTACGGCTCTAA
- a CDS encoding phytanoyl-CoA dioxygenase family protein encodes MAEYLTMGQPTAAQLEQWVDYFHTNGFLVIPNVLSPEQCRLLRSDLDTALKQAEGDNYQCSRTIMMRMFEQSKANLDLFALEPIATFAEHLIGGANGPGYSISDGIPNANTVHVIHNNSFKIPAGTDGLGNNVWHQDDTPHMLSLDGKPLTNIRLNVLAFTVNYYLTDVLSPENGPTQVIPGSHLFGKFCNGDITGYEGSIQHCLGAMGSAVCFNNQVWHRGSRNSSAVTRYITQVTYAKRLIGHKYGSFMNYQMPSHCYEEADPRLKRLLGFLPTGAYG; translated from the coding sequence ATGGCGGAATATTTGACGATGGGGCAGCCCACCGCAGCGCAGCTAGAGCAGTGGGTCGATTATTTTCATACCAATGGCTTTCTAGTCATTCCCAATGTCCTATCGCCAGAGCAATGTAGGTTACTGAGGAGTGATTTGGATACGGCTCTGAAACAAGCGGAGGGAGACAACTATCAATGCTCTAGAACGATTATGATGCGGATGTTTGAGCAATCCAAAGCTAACCTCGATCTATTTGCTCTGGAACCAATTGCAACCTTTGCTGAACATCTCATCGGTGGGGCGAATGGGCCAGGTTACTCAATTAGTGATGGTATTCCTAATGCCAATACTGTCCATGTCATTCACAACAACTCGTTCAAAATCCCTGCTGGAACAGATGGTTTAGGAAACAATGTGTGGCATCAAGATGATACGCCGCATATGCTCTCTCTAGATGGCAAACCCTTGACTAACATCCGTTTGAATGTTTTGGCATTCACCGTTAATTACTACCTGACAGATGTGCTTTCTCCAGAAAACGGACCTACTCAAGTCATTCCCGGTTCTCATCTATTTGGTAAGTTTTGCAATGGTGATATTACGGGCTACGAAGGTTCTATCCAGCATTGCTTAGGAGCGATGGGATCCGCGGTGTGCTTCAATAACCAAGTTTGGCATCGTGGTTCGCGGAACTCCTCAGCAGTGACTCGCTACATTACACAAGTGACTTATGCCAAGCGCTTAATCGGACACAAGTATGGGTCATTCATGAATTATCAGATGCCCAGTCATTGCTATGAAGAAGCAGATCCACGCCTAAAGCGACTCTTAGGATTTTTGCCCACAGGTGCCTATGGTTGA
- the hisC gene encoding histidinol-phosphate transaminase has protein sequence MSSYFRPNVEAMKGHTPSHYLKPGSPSIKLNSNENPYPPSPTIRAVLQNLDLEYLRRYPDANANELRQAIAAVLQIPLDWIIVGNGCDELLHVVARACAEGKRQVVYPTPTYMLYPLLTEIQPADRIEVADPADGHLPIESLVAANGAVTFITAPNSPFGHGVAIAELRELAARLTGVLVIDEAYVDFAEETALPLVQEFENVIILRTLSKGYSLAGLRLGFGIAQPQLLQGLLKVKDTYNIDAIAALVGAAAMRDQTYKDTCVAKVKASRTKLAQDLQHLAFRVWNSQTNFLLVEPPQKNAEQIFLALREQDIWIRYFHQPGLKDKLRITIGTNEQNQTLWEGLRQWRNI, from the coding sequence ATGTCTAGTTATTTCCGCCCGAATGTTGAGGCCATGAAAGGCCATACCCCTAGCCACTACCTTAAACCTGGCAGCCCCAGCATTAAACTCAATAGCAACGAAAATCCTTATCCCCCTTCACCCACCATTCGTGCCGTTCTGCAAAACCTAGATTTGGAGTACTTGCGGCGTTACCCGGATGCTAATGCCAATGAGTTGCGGCAAGCGATCGCAGCAGTACTCCAGATTCCCCTTGACTGGATCATTGTGGGCAACGGCTGTGACGAACTCCTGCATGTAGTCGCGCGAGCTTGCGCTGAGGGCAAACGCCAAGTGGTTTACCCTACGCCCACCTACATGCTGTATCCCCTGTTGACGGAGATCCAACCCGCCGATCGCATTGAAGTTGCTGATCCAGCAGATGGGCATTTGCCGATTGAGTCACTGGTCGCAGCTAATGGAGCCGTAACCTTCATTACTGCACCCAATAGTCCCTTTGGGCATGGAGTAGCGATCGCCGAGCTGCGGGAGTTAGCCGCGAGATTAACCGGGGTATTGGTAATTGACGAAGCCTATGTAGACTTTGCTGAAGAGACAGCATTGCCCCTGGTACAAGAGTTTGAGAATGTGATTATCCTCCGTACCCTTTCTAAGGGATACTCTTTAGCAGGGCTGCGGCTTGGCTTTGGCATTGCTCAGCCTCAACTGTTGCAGGGATTACTGAAGGTGAAAGATACCTACAATATTGACGCGATCGCTGCACTAGTGGGTGCGGCAGCGATGCGAGACCAAACTTATAAAGATACTTGTGTCGCTAAAGTCAAAGCATCCCGAACCAAGCTTGCTCAAGATTTGCAGCACTTAGCCTTCCGGGTGTGGAATTCCCAAACTAATTTCTTACTGGTAGAGCCGCCTCAGAAAAACGCTGAGCAGATTTTTCTAGCGCTAAGGGAACAAGACATTTGGATACGTTACTTCCATCAGCCTGGCCTAAAGGATAAGCTGCGGATCACAATCGGCACCAATGAGCAAAATCAGACTTTGTGGGAAGGTTTAAGGCAATGGCGGAATATTTGA
- a CDS encoding RluA family pseudouridine synthase translates to MEASGQTVMNRGWVYREQVSRTKAGLSVLQYYTQHYRHSSQAEWQERIAAGQVLLDGKQVEANTQLRLGQSLAYHRPPWEEPEVPLNFEVLHEDSDLLIVAKPSGLPVLPGGGFLEHTLLWQLQQRYLQIEPVPIHRLGRGTSGLMLIARSPLARANLSQQMRDRQIHKVYRALIGPAPNLEPHFTITQPIGKIPHPVLGYIYGATPDGLFAHSDCRVIKRNAASTLLEVTIQTGRPHQIRIHLASVGYPLVGDPLYDVGGVPQCPPATETEKLPVPGDCGYHLHAYQLAFTHPQTQQLISFVCPAPGELSD, encoded by the coding sequence ATGGAAGCCTCAGGCCAAACGGTTATGAATCGGGGTTGGGTTTATCGAGAACAAGTGAGTCGCACCAAAGCTGGCTTGAGCGTTTTGCAGTACTACACCCAACACTATCGCCACTCTAGTCAAGCAGAATGGCAGGAACGGATTGCCGCTGGGCAAGTTTTGCTAGACGGCAAACAGGTTGAAGCTAATACCCAGTTACGACTCGGACAATCTTTGGCCTATCACCGCCCCCCTTGGGAAGAACCTGAGGTGCCGCTGAATTTTGAGGTGCTGCACGAAGATTCAGATTTGCTGATTGTCGCAAAGCCTTCTGGTCTGCCCGTGTTACCGGGCGGCGGCTTTTTAGAACATACCTTGCTATGGCAACTACAACAACGCTATCTCCAAATAGAACCCGTCCCCATTCATCGTTTGGGCCGAGGCACTTCAGGTTTAATGCTAATTGCGCGATCGCCCTTGGCTAGAGCTAATTTGAGCCAGCAAATGCGCGATCGCCAAATTCATAAAGTTTATCGAGCTTTGATTGGCCCTGCTCCAAATCTAGAGCCTCACTTCACCATTACCCAACCCATCGGCAAAATTCCGCATCCGGTTTTAGGGTACATCTATGGGGCCACGCCAGATGGACTATTTGCTCATAGTGACTGTCGAGTGATTAAACGCAACGCCGCCAGCACGCTGCTGGAAGTAACTATTCAGACTGGACGACCTCACCAAATCCGGATTCACCTTGCGTCTGTCGGTTATCCGTTGGTAGGCGATCCGCTTTACGATGTGGGAGGTGTTCCACAATGCCCACCCGCAACAGAGACCGAGAAATTACCCGTACCCGGAGATTGTGGCTATCATCTTCATGCTTATCAACTGGCCTTTACCCATCCTCAAACCCAGCAGCTTATCAGCTTTGTCTGTCCTGCTCCAGGCGAGCTGAGCGATTGA